A portion of the Petrotoga sp. 9PW.55.5.1 genome contains these proteins:
- a CDS encoding glutaredoxin family protein, which produces MQHLKVKIYTTPSCPWCRKAKSYFKELGIQFKEIDVSKDQKAAEELVRRTHQMGVPVIQIGSHYIVGFDKNRIDKLIGVN; this is translated from the coding sequence ATGCAACATTTGAAAGTTAAAATTTATACAACTCCCAGCTGTCCGTGGTGTAGAAAAGCAAAATCATATTTTAAAGAATTAGGAATTCAATTTAAAGAAATTGATGTATCCAAAGATCAAAAGGCTGCTGAAGAATTAGTAAGAAGAACTCATCAAATGGGAGTTCCTGTTATTCAAATCGGAAGTCACTATATAGTGGGTTTTGATAAGAACCGAATCGATAAATTAATAGGCGTAAACTAA
- the hpf gene encoding ribosome hibernation-promoting factor, HPF/YfiA family: MEYKVFTKTVDLTEALENYIEKRMSKPDHLLKKHNEIVSPADVRITKERGMFKVEITTHVKALNKIIKVEERSNDLYEAIDKVTDTFERKIRKLKNRLQEQSKNDKKARMEIEKNIHNPAIEHLDTNEEEEIEEKPDIPQVVRTKNFDLTIMNVEEAVLQMQLLGHSFFVFRNSENDSISVLYERKDGNLGMLEFNE, from the coding sequence ATGGAGTATAAAGTTTTTACAAAAACCGTAGATCTTACAGAAGCATTGGAAAATTATATTGAAAAAAGAATGAGTAAACCGGATCATTTACTTAAAAAACACAATGAAATTGTATCACCAGCGGATGTGAGAATAACTAAGGAAAGAGGTATGTTCAAAGTTGAAATAACAACTCATGTAAAAGCTTTAAACAAAATCATAAAGGTAGAAGAAAGAAGCAACGATTTGTATGAGGCTATTGATAAGGTAACAGACACTTTTGAAAGAAAAATTAGAAAATTAAAAAATCGATTACAAGAACAAAGTAAAAACGATAAAAAAGCACGTATGGAAATAGAGAAAAATATTCATAACCCTGCTATAGAACATTTAGATACTAATGAAGAAGAGGAGATAGAAGAAAAACCCGATATTCCTCAAGTTGTAAGAACAAAAAACTTTGATCTTACTATTATGAATGTAGAAGAAGCAGTTTTGCAGATGCAATTATTAGGACACTCATTTTTTGTATTTAGAAATTCGGAAAATGATTCCATATCTGTATTGTATGAAAGAAAAGATGGAAATTTAGGAATGCTTGAATTCAACGAATAA